In Streptomyces sp. NBC_00448, the following are encoded in one genomic region:
- a CDS encoding TerB family tellurite resistance protein, which yields MRLGPIWGVRTAWHTEDDGEFYCPECGGDRAYHRRTGTRRLTVLNVPLFARGPAGTVIECAACHQQYGSEVLLCPTTTRFAAMLRDAVHTIALAVLTAGGGTARSTREAAVSAVRAAGFSDCTEDQLLGLLAAIVADEGRFRRSDELGPDSFAEAVDGCGSWLSIELHEALEPLADHLAPQGRERVLLEGAHIALADGPYLPAERDVLEAIGRCLSLHTDHIDRLLKAAATAA from the coding sequence ATGAGACTGGGGCCTATCTGGGGTGTGCGCACGGCCTGGCACACCGAGGACGACGGCGAGTTCTACTGCCCCGAGTGCGGCGGCGACCGCGCGTACCACCGCAGAACCGGCACCCGCAGGCTGACGGTGCTCAACGTGCCGCTGTTCGCCCGGGGTCCGGCCGGCACCGTCATCGAGTGCGCCGCCTGCCACCAGCAGTACGGCTCCGAGGTGCTGCTCTGCCCGACCACCACCCGCTTCGCCGCGATGCTGCGGGACGCGGTGCACACCATCGCGCTCGCGGTGCTCACCGCGGGCGGCGGCACCGCCCGGTCCACTCGGGAGGCCGCGGTGAGCGCGGTGCGCGCGGCGGGCTTCAGCGACTGCACCGAGGACCAACTCCTCGGCCTGCTCGCCGCGATCGTCGCCGACGAGGGCCGGTTCCGCCGCTCCGACGAGCTCGGCCCCGACTCCTTCGCCGAGGCCGTCGACGGCTGCGGCAGCTGGCTGTCGATCGAGCTGCACGAAGCGCTGGAGCCGCTCGCCGACCACCTCGCGCCCCAGGGCCGCGAGCGGGTGCTGCTCGAAGGCGCGCACATCGCGCTCGCCGACGGGCCCTACCTGCCCGCCGAGCGGGACGTGTTGGAGGCGATCGGCCGCTGCCTGTCGCTGCACACCGACCACATCGACCGCTTGCTGAAGGCTGCCGCGACCGCCGCGTGA
- a CDS encoding DJ-1/PfpI family protein: MTVKILLVTGDAAESLEVLYPYQRLQEEGYAVEIAAPTRKTLQFVVHDFVDGFDTYTEKPGYTWPADLGFDEVDPAGYAALVIPGGRAPEYLRNDPRLRRIVAHFFEEGKPVAQICHGPLIPAATGSLTGRRTAAYPALEPDVVAAGAQYEDGDGVVDGRLVSARAWPDHPVWMREFVAVLRKVAPAA, translated from the coding sequence ATGACGGTGAAGATCCTTCTGGTGACCGGGGACGCTGCCGAATCCCTGGAAGTGCTCTACCCGTACCAGCGGTTGCAGGAGGAGGGCTACGCGGTGGAGATCGCCGCGCCGACCCGTAAAACGCTTCAGTTCGTGGTGCACGACTTCGTGGACGGCTTCGACACGTACACGGAGAAGCCCGGCTACACGTGGCCCGCGGACCTCGGCTTCGACGAGGTCGACCCGGCCGGGTACGCCGCGCTGGTGATCCCGGGCGGCCGGGCGCCGGAGTACCTGCGCAACGATCCGCGGCTGCGCCGGATCGTGGCCCACTTCTTCGAGGAGGGCAAGCCGGTCGCGCAGATCTGCCACGGCCCGCTGATCCCGGCCGCCACGGGGTCGCTCACCGGTCGTCGTACGGCGGCGTATCCGGCGCTGGAGCCGGACGTCGTGGCGGCCGGCGCGCAGTACGAGGACGGTGACGGCGTGGTCGACGGCCGGCTGGTCTCCGCGCGGGCCTGGCCCGACCATCCGGTGTGGATGCGGGAGTTCGTGGCGGTGCTGCGGAAGGTGGCCCCGGCTGCGTAG
- a CDS encoding DUF397 domain-containing protein — translation MTSELTWFKSSYSGSGGGACIEVALDWRKSTYSGSAGGECVEVAACPHTVHVRDSKDPEGPALAFPADAWAAFLTYAASHA, via the coding sequence ATGACCTCCGAACTCACCTGGTTCAAGAGCAGCTACAGCGGCAGTGGCGGCGGCGCCTGCATCGAAGTCGCCCTGGACTGGCGCAAGTCCACCTACAGCGGCAGCGCGGGCGGGGAGTGCGTCGAAGTCGCGGCCTGCCCCCACACTGTCCACGTCCGCGACTCCAAGGACCCCGAAGGCCCCGCCCTCGCGTTCCCCGCCGACGCCTGGGCCGCGTTCCTCACCTACGCGGCCTCGCACGCGTAA
- a CDS encoding type II toxin-antitoxin system HicA family toxin: MSHEPCCPLGSVRCRGCQSSGASRFRPHLHTRGSHAKYRKDDRTVIVPLHRELAPGTVRSILRQADWTVEEVSTHLK, from the coding sequence GTGTCGCATGAGCCCTGCTGTCCCCTCGGGTCTGTCCGGTGCCGGGGTTGCCAAAGCTCTGGAGCGAGCAGGTTTCGACCACATCTCCACACTCGCGGCAGCCACGCCAAGTACCGCAAGGATGACCGGACGGTAATCGTCCCGTTGCACCGCGAACTTGCTCCCGGCACCGTCCGCTCCATCCTGCGGCAGGCCGACTGGACCGTCGAGGAGGTCTCCACACATCTGAAGTGA
- a CDS encoding protealysin inhibitor emfourin: MRIEVVRSGGFAGIPRRATLDTAHHPDAPHLEALARAALTPPGDHPRPPVPDGFTYTLTVDTREVRCADPGLTPAQRELITAVLNEGA, translated from the coding sequence GTGCGTATCGAGGTGGTCCGCTCCGGTGGGTTCGCCGGCATCCCCCGGCGGGCCACCCTCGACACCGCCCACCACCCCGACGCCCCCCACCTCGAAGCCCTCGCCCGAGCCGCCCTCACCCCTCCGGGCGATCACCCGCGCCCACCCGTCCCCGACGGCTTCACCTACACCCTCACGGTCGACACCCGCGAGGTCCGCTGCGCCGACCCCGGACTCACCCCCGCCCAAAGGGAGTTGATCACCGCGGTCCTGAACGAGGGCGCGTAA
- a CDS encoding M4 family metallopeptidase produces MGVFCTIVPPHILDRLARSDDPELSATARHTLEHDARQRTRRRLNAVVGPPGGAPSAAAPAAPADQPQRTIYDAKHKDDLPGRKVRAEGAKPSRDASVNRAYDGLGATFETYLKAYARHSIDGHGLPLTASVHYLEGYNNAFWNGEQMVFGDGDGKIFLDFTIPVDVIGHELTHGVTQFTANLDYQDQSGALNESISDVFGSLIKQFTLGQTADQADWLIGAGLLAPGVHGVALRSMKAPGTAYDDPHLGKDPQPGTMAGYVSGPDDNGGVHINSGIPNHAFYLAAASLGGHAWEQAGQIWYDTLTGGSLASDTDFAAFAEATAAAAKARYGEGAQYQAVRSAWTTVGVTGSSGSSGSSGSTGSAELPRQQPGEQTQEA; encoded by the coding sequence ATGGGAGTTTTCTGCACGATCGTGCCGCCGCACATCCTGGACCGCCTCGCCCGGTCCGACGACCCGGAGCTGTCCGCGACTGCCCGCCACACCCTGGAGCACGACGCCCGGCAGCGGACCCGGCGGCGGCTGAACGCGGTGGTCGGACCACCCGGCGGCGCCCCGTCCGCCGCCGCCCCGGCCGCGCCCGCCGACCAGCCGCAGCGCACGATCTACGACGCCAAACACAAGGACGACCTCCCCGGGCGCAAGGTCCGCGCCGAGGGCGCGAAGCCGTCCCGGGACGCCAGCGTCAACCGCGCCTACGACGGGCTCGGCGCCACCTTCGAGACCTACCTCAAGGCGTACGCCCGGCACTCCATCGACGGCCACGGGCTGCCGCTGACCGCCAGCGTGCACTACCTGGAGGGCTACAACAACGCCTTCTGGAACGGCGAGCAGATGGTCTTCGGTGACGGAGACGGCAAGATCTTCCTCGACTTCACCATCCCCGTCGACGTCATCGGCCACGAACTGACCCACGGTGTCACCCAGTTCACCGCGAACCTCGACTACCAGGACCAGTCCGGCGCGCTCAACGAATCGATCTCCGACGTCTTCGGCAGCCTGATCAAGCAGTTCACGCTCGGGCAGACCGCCGACCAGGCGGACTGGCTGATCGGCGCCGGGCTGCTCGCCCCCGGCGTGCACGGCGTCGCGCTGCGCTCCATGAAGGCCCCGGGCACCGCCTACGACGACCCGCACCTCGGCAAGGACCCGCAGCCGGGCACCATGGCCGGCTACGTCTCGGGCCCGGACGACAACGGCGGCGTGCACATCAACTCCGGCATCCCCAACCACGCGTTCTACCTCGCCGCGGCCTCGCTCGGCGGGCACGCCTGGGAGCAGGCCGGGCAGATCTGGTACGACACCCTCACCGGCGGCTCGCTCGCCTCCGACACGGACTTCGCCGCTTTCGCCGAGGCCACGGCCGCGGCGGCGAAGGCGCGTTACGGTGAGGGCGCGCAGTACCAGGCGGTGCGGTCCGCGTGGACCACGGTGGGCGTCACCGGCTCCTCCGGCTCCTCCGGCTCCTCCGGCTCCACCGGTTCGGCCGAACTGCCGCGCCAGCAGCCCGGCGAGCAGACCCAGGAGGCGTAA
- a CDS encoding sensor histidine kinase yields MPSESALLSLFTAGVSGPPRPKVSRNDVALAALILVDQTVVAAVLPEGTGSHRPDALGWTLLTASAVVLVWRRRTPMLCLLGMVGAVALYHYLQYIQIAPIPSSIVALYALAVAGPHLRTVLTVPVVVGAMLVIMSTVGKQHEAAAMLQSAGWILAVPVAGEGVRVHRNYVAAVTERAERAERTREEEAARRVAEERLRIARDLHDLLAHSITLIGVQTSVAAHVLVADPDRLDRTAVASALDAIADTCREARAELRTTLRVLRADGDGPLPSLAGIPTLTRAAEATGAKVHLALDLAGPEVPGQGRPSDQPSTGRWSDEGQRDPGPAVQAAAYRIVQEALTNAVRHGATAPRVTVAVRREGDRLRLRVEDDGPHARQAPPPHRTEGFGIVGMRERARSVGGTLTAGPRTDGPGFAVHAELPLTPPGQPEPSPQEPTPQEASPQEPTPQEPTPQEPVAPLAPAAPSAPQGDQR; encoded by the coding sequence GTGCCCTCAGAATCCGCGCTGCTGTCGCTCTTCACGGCGGGCGTCTCCGGACCCCCGCGCCCGAAGGTCTCCCGGAACGACGTGGCGCTCGCCGCCCTGATCCTGGTGGACCAGACGGTCGTGGCCGCGGTGCTGCCCGAGGGGACCGGCAGTCACCGGCCCGACGCGCTCGGCTGGACCCTGCTGACCGCCAGTGCCGTGGTGCTGGTGTGGCGCCGCCGGACGCCGATGCTGTGCCTGCTGGGCATGGTCGGCGCCGTCGCGCTCTACCACTACCTCCAGTACATCCAGATCGCGCCGATCCCCTCCAGCATCGTCGCCCTGTACGCGCTGGCCGTCGCCGGGCCGCACCTGCGCACCGTGCTGACGGTGCCGGTGGTGGTCGGCGCGATGCTGGTCATCATGTCGACGGTCGGCAAGCAGCACGAGGCCGCCGCGATGCTGCAGAGCGCCGGGTGGATTCTGGCGGTGCCGGTGGCCGGCGAGGGTGTGCGGGTGCACCGCAACTACGTGGCCGCGGTCACCGAGCGCGCGGAACGCGCCGAGCGCACCCGGGAGGAGGAGGCCGCCCGCCGGGTCGCCGAGGAACGGCTGCGGATCGCCCGCGACCTGCACGACCTGCTCGCGCACTCCATCACCCTGATCGGCGTCCAGACGTCGGTGGCCGCGCACGTCCTCGTCGCCGACCCCGACCGGCTCGACCGCACCGCGGTCGCCTCCGCGCTCGACGCCATCGCCGACACCTGCCGCGAGGCCCGCGCGGAACTGCGCACCACCCTGCGCGTGCTGCGCGCCGACGGCGACGGCCCCCTCCCGTCCCTGGCCGGCATCCCCACCCTCACCCGGGCCGCCGAGGCCACCGGCGCGAAGGTCCACCTCGCCCTCGACCTCGCGGGGCCCGAGGTGCCCGGTCAGGGGCGCCCCAGTGACCAGCCCTCCACCGGCAGGTGGTCCGACGAGGGGCAGCGCGACCCCGGACCCGCGGTCCAGGCGGCCGCCTACCGCATCGTGCAGGAGGCCCTCACCAACGCCGTCCGCCACGGCGCCACCGCCCCCCGCGTCACCGTCGCCGTACGCCGCGAGGGCGACCGCCTGAGGCTGCGCGTCGAGGACGACGGACCGCACGCCCGCCAGGCCCCGCCCCCGCACCGCACGGAAGGCTTCGGCATCGTGGGCATGCGCGAGCGGGCCCGCAGCGTCGGCGGCACCCTCACCGCGGGCCCCCGCACCGACGGCCCCGGCTTCGCCGTGCACGCGGAACTCCCGCTCACCCCGCCAGGGCAGCCGGAACCCAGCCCGCAGGAACCGACCCCGCAGGAAGCCAGCCCGCAGGAACCGACCCCGCAGGAACCGACCCCGCAGGAACCGGTGGCGCCCCTCGCACCGGCGGCGCCGTCCGCACCCCAGGGAGACCAGAGATGA
- a CDS encoding helix-turn-helix domain-containing protein, with the protein MTNEGTGSMRVFGAVVRAVREAAGKDQQELADHVGYSRAMITRVELGDRMPPPTFVEKATAFLNAGEILSKAAEKLDRTEHPAWFEGYVDLEKLAVSLYTYDTLVVNGLLQTEEYARAVLSVRCPVLEAEEIEHRVEARMARQVLLTRNPPAQLAFIIEESALRRLPDGKKVQKAQLAHLLKVSSMRHVAIQVVPTSCEGHAGYDGPMHLLETRERRLLAYLEVQEHSFLVHDRNEVSELNQRYAMIRSQALSVGESAKVIEQIAGEL; encoded by the coding sequence ATGACCAACGAAGGCACCGGCAGCATGCGGGTGTTCGGCGCGGTGGTCCGCGCCGTCCGCGAGGCGGCGGGAAAGGACCAGCAGGAACTCGCCGACCACGTCGGATACTCGCGGGCGATGATCACCCGCGTCGAGCTCGGCGACCGCATGCCACCGCCCACGTTCGTGGAGAAGGCGACAGCGTTCCTCAACGCGGGCGAGATTCTGTCCAAGGCGGCGGAGAAACTGGACCGCACGGAGCACCCGGCGTGGTTCGAGGGGTACGTGGACCTGGAGAAGCTGGCTGTCAGCCTGTACACGTACGACACGCTGGTGGTCAACGGTTTGCTTCAGACCGAGGAGTACGCCCGGGCCGTGCTGAGCGTACGGTGCCCGGTGCTCGAAGCCGAGGAGATCGAGCACCGTGTGGAGGCCCGCATGGCGCGGCAAGTACTTCTCACGCGTAATCCGCCAGCACAGTTGGCGTTCATCATCGAGGAGTCCGCACTCCGACGTCTGCCGGATGGGAAGAAGGTGCAGAAGGCACAACTGGCGCACCTGCTGAAGGTCAGCTCCATGCGCCACGTCGCCATTCAAGTGGTCCCCACGAGCTGCGAAGGCCACGCGGGCTACGACGGCCCGATGCACCTGCTGGAGACACGGGAGCGGCGCCTGCTGGCCTACCTGGAGGTCCAGGAACACAGCTTCCTCGTGCACGACCGCAACGAAGTCAGTGAGCTCAACCAGCGTTATGCGATGATCCGCTCGCAGGCCCTTAGTGTGGGAGAGTCCGCAAAGGTGATCGAGCAGATTGCAGGGGAGCTATGA
- a CDS encoding sensor histidine kinase yields the protein MFEDVAPSLTGSRRALGQWWRARGAAARDSVLAGVVTAVAFTPGLAHYGVELGELAPHRSGALRVLLILGQALPLAVRRRWPAVCLALVAGAFAVDQSIGYTATFAGLGLVIALYSAGAHLRRLRGVVAVVATAAYIGLSVVLHGRHSPERLFDYMSFYLALVLCWGAGAWVRVRVSAVAELRRSTAESAVTEERARIARELHDVVTHHVTAMVVQADAAQFLLPGEEDRVRKGLGAISGTGRQALTELRDLLGLLDDEDGAGGPAAPGLARLPDLVDTARVAGQPVELIEYGAAPRPAGASVELAAYRVVQEGLTNAVKHAPAHRTTVEVRYGHDAVEIQVTTAGPPPAALPVPVLGGSGRGLTGLRDRVSRLDGDLTARPGPDGSFVLTARLPLSATIDVPHD from the coding sequence GTGTTCGAGGACGTGGCCCCGTCGCTGACCGGAAGCCGGCGGGCGCTCGGGCAATGGTGGCGGGCCCGGGGCGCGGCGGCCCGGGACAGCGTCCTCGCCGGCGTCGTGACGGCCGTGGCGTTCACCCCCGGACTCGCGCACTACGGCGTGGAGTTGGGTGAGCTCGCGCCGCACAGGAGCGGTGCGCTGCGGGTGCTGCTGATCCTGGGACAGGCGCTGCCGCTGGCCGTGCGCCGCAGGTGGCCCGCGGTCTGTCTCGCCCTGGTGGCGGGCGCGTTCGCCGTCGACCAGTCGATCGGGTACACCGCGACCTTCGCCGGGCTCGGGCTGGTGATCGCGCTGTACAGCGCGGGCGCCCACCTGAGGCGGTTGCGCGGGGTCGTGGCCGTGGTGGCGACGGCGGCGTACATCGGACTGTCCGTCGTCCTGCACGGCCGGCACTCGCCGGAGCGGCTCTTCGACTACATGTCCTTCTACCTCGCACTCGTGTTGTGCTGGGGAGCCGGCGCGTGGGTCCGGGTCCGGGTGAGCGCGGTGGCCGAACTGCGGCGCAGTACGGCGGAGTCGGCGGTGACCGAGGAGCGGGCACGGATCGCCAGGGAACTGCACGACGTGGTGACCCACCACGTCACCGCGATGGTCGTGCAGGCCGACGCCGCGCAGTTCCTGCTGCCCGGCGAGGAGGACCGGGTCCGGAAAGGGCTCGGCGCCATCAGCGGGACCGGACGCCAGGCGTTGACCGAACTACGCGACCTGCTCGGTCTCCTCGATGACGAGGACGGCGCGGGCGGCCCGGCCGCACCGGGGCTCGCCCGGCTGCCCGACCTCGTCGACACCGCCCGTGTCGCGGGTCAGCCGGTCGAACTGATCGAGTACGGTGCCGCGCCGCGCCCGGCCGGCGCGTCCGTCGAACTCGCGGCCTACCGGGTCGTCCAGGAGGGGCTGACCAACGCGGTCAAGCACGCTCCGGCCCACCGCACCACCGTCGAGGTCCGCTACGGCCACGACGCGGTCGAGATCCAGGTCACCACCGCGGGCCCACCGCCCGCCGCGCTGCCGGTACCGGTGCTGGGCGGCAGCGGCCGCGGCCTCACCGGGCTCCGCGACCGCGTCTCCCGGTTGGACGGCGACCTGACCGCCCGCCCCGGACCCGACGGCAGCTTCGTCCTGACGGCCCGGCTGCCGCTGTCCGCGACGATCGACGTTCCCCACGACTGA
- a CDS encoding type II toxin-antitoxin system HicB family antitoxin yields the protein MTSRALRLTAAITHEGEWYVARCLQVEVTSQGETIEEALVNLREALELYFEDAPAPEVTDVITAPVEVRVA from the coding sequence ATGACATCGCGCGCGCTGCGCCTCACTGCCGCGATCACTCACGAAGGCGAGTGGTACGTGGCCCGCTGCCTCCAGGTGGAGGTCACCAGCCAGGGTGAGACCATCGAGGAGGCTCTGGTCAATCTTCGTGAGGCGCTGGAGCTCTATTTCGAGGACGCACCCGCTCCCGAAGTCACGGACGTGATCACCGCGCCGGTCGAGGTCCGTGTCGCATGA
- the leuA gene encoding 2-isopropylmalate synthase yields MNSQPSSNRVGRATPITAETVTQRATSMPIHKYGRYEQVDIPDRTWPDARVTKAPRWLSTDLRDGNQALIDPMSPARKREMFDLLVRMGYKEIEVGFPASGQTDFDFVRSIIEQDAIPDDVTISVLTQSREELIERTVQSLVGARKATIHLYNATAPVFRRVVFRGSRDQVRQIAVDGTRLVVEYADKILGQDTVFGYQYSPEIFTDTELDFALEVCEGVMDVWQPEDGREIILNLPATVERSTPSTHADRFEWMSRNLSRREYVCLSVHPHNDRGTAVAAAELALMAGADRIEGCLFGQGERTGNVDLVTLGMNLFSQGIDPQIDFSQIDEIRRTAEYCNQMEIHPRHPYAGDLVYTSFSGSHQDAIKKGFEAMEADAAAQGKTVDEIEWAVPYLPIDPKDVGRSYEAVIRVNSQSGKGGIAYVLKNDHKLDLPRRMQIEFSKIIQNKTDTDGGEVTPAQIWAIFQDEYLPTPEHAWGRIALRSAQTSTSSDGTDALTVGAEVDGAPTTLTGTGNGPISAFFDALAAVGVDARLLDYSEHTLSEGASAQAASYIECAIDGRVMWGIGVDANTTRASLQAVVSAVNRAAR; encoded by the coding sequence ATGAACTCGCAGCCCAGCAGCAACCGCGTCGGCCGTGCCACGCCCATCACCGCCGAGACCGTCACGCAGCGCGCGACCTCGATGCCGATCCACAAGTACGGGCGGTACGAGCAGGTCGACATCCCCGACCGCACCTGGCCCGACGCGCGCGTCACCAAGGCCCCCCGGTGGCTGTCCACCGACCTGCGCGACGGCAACCAGGCACTGATCGACCCGATGTCGCCGGCCCGCAAGCGGGAGATGTTCGACCTGCTGGTGCGGATGGGCTACAAGGAGATCGAGGTCGGCTTCCCCGCCTCCGGCCAGACCGACTTCGACTTCGTGCGCTCCATCATCGAGCAGGACGCGATCCCGGACGACGTGACGATCTCCGTCCTCACCCAGTCCCGCGAGGAACTGATCGAGCGGACCGTCCAGTCGCTGGTCGGCGCCCGCAAGGCGACCATCCACCTGTACAACGCGACGGCGCCGGTCTTCCGGCGGGTGGTCTTCCGCGGCAGCCGCGACCAGGTGCGGCAGATCGCGGTGGACGGCACCCGGCTGGTGGTGGAGTACGCCGACAAGATCCTCGGCCAGGACACGGTCTTCGGCTACCAGTACAGCCCGGAGATCTTCACCGACACCGAGCTGGACTTCGCGCTGGAGGTCTGCGAGGGCGTGATGGACGTCTGGCAGCCCGAGGACGGCCGCGAGATCATCCTGAACCTGCCGGCCACCGTCGAGCGCTCCACCCCCTCCACGCACGCCGACCGGTTCGAGTGGATGTCGCGGAACCTGTCCCGGCGCGAGTACGTATGCCTGTCGGTGCACCCGCACAACGACCGCGGCACCGCGGTGGCCGCCGCCGAGCTGGCGCTGATGGCCGGGGCGGACCGGATCGAGGGCTGCCTGTTCGGGCAGGGCGAGCGGACCGGCAACGTGGACCTGGTCACGCTGGGCATGAACCTGTTCAGCCAGGGCATCGACCCGCAGATCGACTTCTCGCAGATCGACGAGATCCGCCGCACCGCCGAGTACTGCAACCAGATGGAGATCCACCCGCGCCACCCCTACGCGGGCGACCTGGTCTACACGTCCTTCTCCGGCTCCCACCAGGACGCCATCAAGAAGGGCTTCGAGGCGATGGAGGCCGACGCGGCCGCCCAGGGCAAGACCGTCGACGAGATCGAGTGGGCGGTGCCCTACCTGCCGATCGACCCCAAGGACGTCGGCCGCTCCTACGAGGCCGTGATCCGGGTCAACTCGCAGTCCGGCAAGGGCGGCATCGCCTACGTGCTGAAGAACGACCACAAGCTGGACCTGCCGCGCCGGATGCAGATCGAGTTCTCGAAGATCATCCAGAACAAGACCGACACCGACGGCGGCGAGGTCACCCCGGCGCAGATCTGGGCGATCTTCCAGGACGAGTACCTGCCCACCCCGGAGCACGCCTGGGGCCGGATCGCGCTGCGCTCCGCCCAGACCTCCACCTCCAGTGACGGCACCGACGCGCTGACCGTGGGCGCCGAGGTGGACGGCGCGCCGACCACCCTGACCGGCACCGGCAACGGCCCGATCTCGGCGTTCTTCGACGCGCTGGCCGCCGTCGGGGTGGACGCCCGGCTGCTGGACTACTCCGAGCACACCCTCAGCGAGGGCGCGTCCGCGCAGGCCGCGTCGTACATCGAGTGCGCCATCGACGGCCGCGTGATGTGGGGCATCGGCGTCGACGCCAACACCACCCGCGCCTCGCTGCAGGCCGTCGTCTCCGCCGTCAACCGCGCGGCCCGCTGA